GGCGGTGCTTGCCGAAATGGCGTCAGGGCTCGATTCAGTCATGGTCCATCCGGGTTTCATGCTGGGCCCATGGGACTGGAAGCCCTCTTCTGGACGCATGCTGCTGGACGTCGCTCGGGCCCCGGTCGCCCTGGCGCCGCCCGGCGGCAACGACTTCTGCCATGTCGAGGATGTCGCAGATGCCGTGATCGAGGCGGGTCTTCGCGGTGATAGCGGCAGCCGCTATGTCCTCGGCGGCGAGGCGCTGACCTATGCGGACGCCTTTGCCATGATGCGGCGCGTCGCAGGCCGCGTGCCGCGCGTGGCGACTGCTCCAGCCTGGCTCGTCCAGACACTCGGCTGGATCGGCGATGGCCTCGGCGCCATCACCGGGCGCGAGCCTGTCCTCAATTCGGTGAGTGCCGGTATCGCCTGCTTGCCCCACCATTTCTCGAGTGCCAGGGCCATCCGCGACCTCGGCTATCATCCTCGTCCGGCCGAGATCGCCATGCGCGATGCGTGGGCCTGGTTCACCTCGAATGGCTACGCATGAACGCTTATCCCACCAACGACTCACCCCGCGCCCTGCGAATCGCCCTGGTCAGCGACTGGTTCCTGCCGCGCCTTGGCGGCATCGAATTGCAGATGCGCGACCTTGCGCTGACGCTCATGGAGCGCGGCCATCAGGTCCGGGTGATCTGTGGGGTCGATGGTCCACCGCAGCAGGATGGTATCGATATCCTCAGGCTGCCGGGGCCTCGCTTGCCGGGCTTCGGCATCGCCTTCACGCCCGGTGTGTTTGCCGCCCTGCGGGCAATGGTCGGCCGCGACCAATACGACGTGCTGCACGTCCATTGCGGCAATGTGGCACCCATCGCCCATCACGCCATGCAGTTCGCCATGCGGGCGGGCATTCCGGCCGTCGCCACCTTCCACTCGGTGCTCAAGCATTTTGACCTGCCTCTGATGCTGCTCGACAGGGTGCACGGCTATTCCCGGGGTGCGATTGGCTTCACCGCGGTCTCGTCCGTGGCCGCCAAGGCGATGCGGCCTCTGACGGCGAAGGCGCGGGTCGCGGTCATTCCCAACGGGATCGAACTCGATTGGTGGCGCGAGGGCAACGCGACGGATATCCGGCCTGTGCTGCCGCCTGTCGAGATCGTCGGCGTGATGCGGCTGCAAAAGCGCAAGCGCCCGCGGGTGCTGGTCGAGGCCTTCGCCAAGGCCATCGAGGGGCTGCCACCAGGTGCCGCTCGGCTGACGCTGATCGGCGACGGCGATGAAGCGGGTGCGATCAGGACGATCGCCGCGCGCCACGGCATTTCGGATGCGATCAGCCTTCCGGGTGCGCTGTCGCGGGAAGCCATTCGTTCCGTCCTTCGGCGTTCGCACGTTTTCGCGCTGGCCTCTCGGCTGGAAGCCTTCGGCATCGCCGCGCTCGAGGGCCTTGCCTGCGGCCTGCCGGTCGTGACCATGCGGATGTCGGGCGCGAGCGACTTCCTCACCCATGGGACCAATGCGCTGCTGGCGGATGACGATGGTGAGTTCGCAGCTCACCTTCGCCGCTTGATCACGGATGCCGGCTTTCGCTCACAACTCGCCGATGGCGCCTCGGCAAGGCCGCCAGGCGTCGACTGGACAGAGGTCGCCCCCCGCTACGAGGCGGAATATCGCGCGGCCATCGACCGCGTCAGGGCATCAGGCCTTGTCCGGCCGTGAGCCATTGCGCGGCATGACGATGGCGAGATAGCCAAGCCCTGCGAAGGACGCGAGAAACACGGCGGCGTGCTGCAACACGGCGGCGGCGGCGGCAACGCCGAGCGAAGCGCCCATGAACTGATATGAAAACGCGATTGCCGCCTCGAAAATCCCGAGATTGCCGGGCGAGATCGGCGCCAGCGTCGCCAGTCCAAGCACGGCAATGGTCAGGACCGCGAGCGGCACCGACGGCTCCATGCCGACCGCCATCTGGATCATCAGCGCCGCAACGATCTCGGTCGCATCCTTGGCAATGGCGAGCAGCGTGACCGAAAGCCCGAGCAACGGGTGACGCATCGGCTCAAGATGATCGATGAAACTGCCGACCGGCTCGGCGAAAGCGCCGATCCGGCCACCGATCCGTGCGCCCAGCGACCGGATGACCGCCCCGCCGCGGGCGACGACCAGCAGGCCCGCGACGAACAGCCCAATCACCACGGCGAGCGTCAGGGTGCCGGTCCTGAGCCAGTCCGGCGTGGGAACCAGCCAGACGGCTGCGGCCAGCACCGCGACCTTGGCGATGCCGGTCACCAGTTGGTCGACCGCATAGACCGACATGGCAGCGCTCGCCGGCAGGCGACCGCGCGTGATCAGGAAGGCGACCGATGCCACCGCCCCGGCGATCGGCACTGATATGTTGGTGGAGCCCGAGAGTGCCGTGACCTCTGCCATGCGCCCGAAGCTCGGCCGGTGGGCGGCCGGCGCCAGCAGCCACCATTGCAGGATCCAGAACGGCCATCCCGCCGCATTGATCAGCACCGCGGCGATGACCCAGCCCCAATGGGCGTCCTTGAAGGCGCGCAGGACCTCGTCCCAAGGCAGCGCAAAGGCGGCGTAGGCCGACATGGCGGCCAGCACCAGCCAGCCGGCGATCCACCACAGGCGGCGGTTGGGCGAACCCGATGAGGTCTGGTGCGCGGGCTCGCTCAAGATGCGGCCAGGAGGGCCGGAGCGGCAGAGGCGGCGCGCATCTCATGCCCGAGATCGCGCATCGTCATGAAGCGGGCTCCACGCGCCTTGAAGAAGGAAATGACCGAATCCAAGGCATCGAGTGCCGGCTGCCCGGTGCGGAAGCGGCAATCATAGCGCAGCGTCTCCTGCGTCAGATCGACGAACTCCCAGGGGTGCACGAACAGCACGACCGGATCGGCGAGCCGGCCAAGAAAATACTCGCGGACCAGTTTCGGAATGCGCAGCGCGCTCGATGTGATGGAGGCGGGGATGCGCAGGATATCGCGACCATTCTCGGCGCCCGGTACGTCCTTCTTGTACCTGGCCTGCGAGGAATCGAGGTCGAAACCTTCGTCCTCCAGGAGATCGAGATAGGGACCGGGAAACCGGAGATAGGGTGCGCGGAACGAGGTGACATCAGCGAACTCGCGCAACCGTGCGGCCGACCCGGAAATCTCCGCGGTGGCGCTCTCGCGCGACATCCAGTCGAACCGCTGGTGCGAGATGCCGTGGCAGCCAAGCTCGTGGCCGCGCGCGACGAGGTCGCGGACAGCCTCGGGGTGCAGCCGGGCCGTATCGCCGGTGGTGAAGAAGGTTGTCTTGATGCCCTGCCGCTCGAACAGGTCGAGCAACTTGGGCGAGCCCTCGGTGATGCCGCGCCATGTCCACAGGAACGGCGGGCAATCCGGTTCCATGTCGATGGTGATGGCGACGCGTGGCGGCTTGGGGCTGGAACTGGACATTGCGCGTGCCCTTATCACGGAGCCCGCGGCGGAGTCATGCCCCTCTCACCACCACGCGCGGAACGCGTTGATGGCGATGAGATCGTTGTGGCCGGAGCTGTTGGGGCCATCCGTCAGGGCCGCGAGCCCGGAGGCTCTGGTCTCGATCGGCAGGCCGCGGGCAGGGATGACCAGTCGCCTGACGCCGCGCCTGGCCATATGGCCGGAGAACCAGACATCGTCGACGAACCGGCTTTCGGCAGGAAAGCCCTCGAAATCGTGGACCGCCCCGTCGAATGTGCCGGGCGGCACGAGATAGCCCCAGGTGCCGAGCAGGATATCGACCGGCTGCGGCTTGGCGAGTGCGGTCGCGAAGACATGGGGAAAGCGCTTGGGATGCCGGCCCTCGATAATGCTCCAGCCGCGCCAGCCGATGGCCGCATGCCGGTCACGCCGATGCGCCGCGAGCAACTGCTCCAGGAAATCGACGGGATAGACCACGTCGTCGTCGACCACGACGATGGACGCGTCAGGCTCGGCGATGAGCGCCGGCAGAAGCTTGGTCGCGGGGCCTTCATCGGTGCAGGGCAGAACCTCGACGCCGGGGGGCAGCGGACCGGGATCAGGATAAGCCAGGCCCGAACGGCGCGACGTCGTGGGACGCCAAAGGATGATCCGGTCGGCGGCGATTGTCTGGTCGATCAGGCTCCTCAGAACCGGGCCGAGCAGGGTCATGCGCTCGGGAACGGTGGTCAGCGAGACGACCAGCCTTTCGGGACGAGATGGAGCTGGGGCCTGTCCGGTATCGACCGGCTTGAAGAGCGATCCGCTCAGCCGTCGGGCCCGCCGGATATCCCGGATGAGCCGAAGCGGCGACATCCTGCGAAACCGGTTCAGCGCATTGCCGATCATTGCATCCTCGTCGCGAAACGCGCATTCACATGGCGCGCCCCTTCACCTCGCCCGATTTTTCGGGCAGTGAGACGGCCCTTATCATCATCGACGCCGAACGGGGAGGCGCCTTCATGTTGCCGGACCGGCTCACCCGCTTCCTTAGCGCCCTCGAGCGCGGAGTGTCACTGCAGGATATTGGCCGCAGCGCGTCGTTCAGCGCGGTCCTGTCCAGGGTGGCCTTGCTGCTGTCACGCACGGGCATCACGCCCAACACATTGACCCTGTTCTCTCTGGTGCCAGCGGCGGCAGCCGGGATCGCCGCGGCAACCGGTTCGCTGGCCTGGGCAGCCCTTTTCCTGCTGCTCAGCGGTGTCCTTGATCTGCTGGACGGGCCGCTTGCCCGCGCCACCGGCCGGACCACGCGTTTCGGCGCCTTGCTCGATTCGACGCTCGACCGGGTTTCCGATGCCCTGCCGCTGCTCGGA
This region of Phreatobacter aquaticus genomic DNA includes:
- a CDS encoding NAD-dependent epimerase/dehydratase family protein, which encodes MLIVTGATGLLGNAVIRRALARRMDVTALVRRTSPRRPLDGLALIRIEIDLCADSLGAVIGHGDIVVHAAARVAIGRRHLDAFRRDNVVPTVRLAAACRQAGARLVHVSTVDTLAWGTRECPGDETQGAVEPVASAYSISKHEAERAVLAEMASGLDSVMVHPGFMLGPWDWKPSSGRMLLDVARAPVALAPPGGNDFCHVEDVADAVIEAGLRGDSGSRYVLGGEALTYADAFAMMRRVAGRVPRVATAPAWLVQTLGWIGDGLGAITGREPVLNSVSAGIACLPHHFSSARAIRDLGYHPRPAEIAMRDAWAWFTSNGYA
- a CDS encoding glycosyltransferase family 4 protein gives rise to the protein MNAYPTNDSPRALRIALVSDWFLPRLGGIELQMRDLALTLMERGHQVRVICGVDGPPQQDGIDILRLPGPRLPGFGIAFTPGVFAALRAMVGRDQYDVLHVHCGNVAPIAHHAMQFAMRAGIPAVATFHSVLKHFDLPLMLLDRVHGYSRGAIGFTAVSSVAAKAMRPLTAKARVAVIPNGIELDWWREGNATDIRPVLPPVEIVGVMRLQKRKRPRVLVEAFAKAIEGLPPGAARLTLIGDGDEAGAIRTIAARHGISDAISLPGALSREAIRSVLRRSHVFALASRLEAFGIAALEGLACGLPVVTMRMSGASDFLTHGTNALLADDDGEFAAHLRRLITDAGFRSQLADGASARPPGVDWTEVAPRYEAEYRAAIDRVRASGLVRP
- a CDS encoding lysylphosphatidylglycerol synthase transmembrane domain-containing protein, which gives rise to MSEPAHQTSSGSPNRRLWWIAGWLVLAAMSAYAAFALPWDEVLRAFKDAHWGWVIAAVLINAAGWPFWILQWWLLAPAAHRPSFGRMAEVTALSGSTNISVPIAGAVASVAFLITRGRLPASAAMSVYAVDQLVTGIAKVAVLAAAVWLVPTPDWLRTGTLTLAVVIGLFVAGLLVVARGGAVIRSLGARIGGRIGAFAEPVGSFIDHLEPMRHPLLGLSVTLLAIAKDATEIVAALMIQMAVGMEPSVPLAVLTIAVLGLATLAPISPGNLGIFEAAIAFSYQFMGASLGVAAAAAVLQHAAVFLASFAGLGYLAIVMPRNGSRPDKA
- a CDS encoding polysaccharide deacetylase family protein yields the protein MSSSSPKPPRVAITIDMEPDCPPFLWTWRGITEGSPKLLDLFERQGIKTTFFTTGDTARLHPEAVRDLVARGHELGCHGISHQRFDWMSRESATAEISGSAARLREFADVTSFRAPYLRFPGPYLDLLEDEGFDLDSSQARYKKDVPGAENGRDILRIPASITSSALRIPKLVREYFLGRLADPVVLFVHPWEFVDLTQETLRYDCRFRTGQPALDALDSVISFFKARGARFMTMRDLGHEMRAASAAPALLAAS
- a CDS encoding CDP-alcohol phosphatidyltransferase family protein produces the protein MARPFTSPDFSGSETALIIIDAERGGAFMLPDRLTRFLSALERGVSLQDIGRSASFSAVLSRVALLLSRTGITPNTLTLFSLVPAAAAGIAAATGSLAWAALFLLLSGVLDLLDGPLARATGRTTRFGALLDSTLDRVSDALPLLGLTALFAQSGSGLAAMVPAFTLLTGYTVSYVRARCEGLAVALPPLWMRRGDRMVLMALSLLAGAFALPIALVGTGVAGVLSALAAADALRVARRVIEEGEQLREMPTPVTDPASGIRGA